A genomic segment from Deltaproteobacteria bacterium encodes:
- a CDS encoding VWA domain-containing protein: MRFENPSAFFNLVVVLILLGVSYLFHKRAEKKYFQYIGKKLTPFLTQSLSFSRRKWKWFLQAMTLVFFTIALARPQIGEKQITIKSVGFEIILAVDVSESMMAEDVKPSRLEQAKLELNRLLDLMPGNKIGLIAFAGSSALISPLTNDTSAIKMYLDSLSPQMISNQGTNFESALKYAQESFDRGGVASDASTKVTKVILIASDGEDHEEGALKAAQELAQKGIRIFSIAYGTEKGGTIPQRDRLGYMTGNKLDHQGKTVITTVKGDFLKKLAIEGKGSFYFSVFGGNHLKDLVQDFSNFEKAEFDSKATVDYDEKFQLFLFIGVILSMMELMLGERQTKFTFWRGRYVTQKK; the protein is encoded by the coding sequence ATGAGATTTGAAAATCCCTCTGCATTTTTTAATTTAGTTGTTGTTTTGATCTTACTTGGCGTTAGCTATCTTTTTCATAAGAGAGCAGAGAAAAAATATTTTCAGTATATTGGGAAGAAATTAACTCCCTTTTTGACCCAGTCATTAAGTTTTAGCAGGAGAAAATGGAAGTGGTTTTTACAAGCCATGACCCTCGTTTTTTTTACGATAGCTTTAGCTCGACCTCAAATAGGTGAAAAACAAATAACGATTAAGTCCGTAGGCTTTGAAATCATATTAGCGGTGGATGTTTCTGAAAGCATGATGGCTGAAGATGTCAAACCTTCACGATTGGAGCAAGCTAAGCTTGAGCTGAATCGCTTGTTAGATTTAATGCCTGGAAATAAAATTGGATTGATTGCCTTTGCTGGGTCCTCGGCGCTAATATCTCCATTAACGAATGATACCTCAGCCATTAAAATGTATCTAGATTCCTTGAGCCCACAAATGATTTCTAATCAAGGAACCAATTTTGAGTCGGCTCTTAAATATGCACAGGAAAGTTTTGATAGAGGAGGGGTCGCGAGCGATGCCTCTACCAAGGTGACTAAAGTGATCTTGATTGCTTCGGATGGAGAAGATCACGAGGAAGGAGCTCTTAAGGCAGCACAGGAGCTGGCTCAAAAAGGAATTCGTATTTTTAGCATCGCCTATGGAACTGAAAAAGGAGGGACGATACCTCAAAGAGATCGTTTGGGTTACATGACGGGCAATAAATTAGACCATCAGGGAAAAACAGTGATTACCACAGTTAAGGGAGATTTTTTAAAGAAATTAGCAATCGAAGGAAAAGGGTCGTTTTATTTTTCAGTGTTTGGTGGGAATCATTTAAAAGACTTGGTTCAAGATTTTTCCAATTTTGAAAAAGCAGAATTTGATTCTAAAGCCACTGTTGATTATGACGAAAAATTTCAATTGTTTTTATTTATAGGAGTGATCCTTTCAATGATGGAACTTATGTTGGGTGAAAGGCAAACTAAATTTACTTTCTGGAGAGGGAGATATGTTACGCAAAAAAAGTAG
- a CDS encoding tetratricopeptide repeat protein, whose product MLRKKSRYLLGLCIFLLSACESGLPDLRAIRVNNLTVSKFKDQSLEESQGGFLEAMRREPLQEEIHLNLGTTYDVLKDSDKALRLYKNAEDLFLKKKPVFENQLLRLFNPSHHPEILFIALFNQAQLLARENKIDEALEKYQQALEINPASKEVKTNIELLLQQKQNQSGEGNSEDKDQKDQNKDNKDNKDNKDSKDNKNQKDQDKKEYSTSPKYKPREFKGELNKESVQKIFGEISQQEKKMRSQFSKQSQSKEPPRDKDW is encoded by the coding sequence ATGTTACGCAAAAAAAGTAGATATCTTCTAGGACTCTGTATTTTTCTGTTATCGGCATGTGAATCGGGACTTCCTGATTTGAGAGCTATACGAGTTAATAATTTGACGGTTTCAAAGTTTAAGGATCAGAGCCTGGAAGAGAGTCAGGGAGGCTTCTTGGAAGCCATGAGGAGAGAGCCCCTTCAAGAAGAAATTCATTTGAACTTAGGGACAACCTACGACGTATTGAAAGATTCAGATAAAGCCTTGCGTTTGTACAAAAATGCGGAAGACCTTTTTTTAAAGAAAAAACCGGTATTTGAAAATCAATTGTTGCGTCTTTTCAATCCGTCTCACCATCCTGAAATTTTGTTTATTGCCTTATTTAACCAAGCTCAGTTGCTTGCTCGTGAAAATAAAATAGATGAAGCCCTCGAAAAATATCAGCAAGCTTTAGAAATTAATCCTGCTTCTAAGGAAGTCAAAACGAATATTGAATTGTTACTGCAGCAAAAGCAAAATCAATCGGGCGAGGGTAACTCTGAAGATAAAGATCAAAAAGATCAAAATAAAGATAATAAGGATAATAAAGATAATAAGGACAGTAAGGACAATAAAAATCAAAAGGATCAGGATAAAAAGGAGTATTCGACGTCACCTAAGTACAAACCCAGGGAGTTTAAGGGTGAACTGAATAAAGAAAGTGTGCAAAAGATTTTTGGAGAAATATCTCAACAGGAAAAAAAGATGAGATCTCAATTTTCAAAACAAAGTCAATCTAAGGAGCCACCTCGTGATAAAGATTGGTAG
- a CDS encoding protein BatD: MKKSFCRILFILFAMTFFFVKKAHAQVIVQAQISQDKVGINQAFELELSVTTTSQADIGKPTPPQMKEVEVQGSNQRTQISTRMQAGANGMEYVTQKTVQYNYVLVPTKLGKSVIGSFEVEVDGKKYKTSPIQIEVSQSMQGKPQLKQGQNRRGQPSPFDEEQDPFMQMDRMEEEMFNQLLRRRGMQNPLRQEDEPTFQGNEKEPQFRSMPKNNDEAFFIQVEVDKTEVYEGEQILVSWYLLTRGQLESLDRTKFPDLKGFWKEIIEEVPAIQFYQEVINGVPFKKAMLARHALFPFKAGETFIDEFKIKSKVRLPQQGWGLNTKSYEFTKSSQRVKISVKPLPSEGRPANFTGAVGKFQIKSNIQGSEPIAHQPINLKIRFEGSGNAKGLELPPIVWPEGLELFEVKSDSKFLKNGQSFKEFDVILIPRKEGSLTIPAIEASFFNPETGKYYTEKSEVIPLQVQPGNPQNNENTYRMGKKAEGAKEVHKQTLPDPIQDLQGFDRRDFPMGIIWMGIYLLILVFFISYSVLSFGWWNQKRSFKKELQRKINQIEIKWDKSSTKQNYVEVTNLFYFALGVLAGEAGGTQEMTKLMDKMPSSMRRQYGKELIELFEYFQTLSFAPDHVIAEVEKNSDVKKQFEKVKVLLSLCAEARQNKT; this comes from the coding sequence ATGAAGAAGAGCTTTTGTCGTATTCTCTTTATTCTTTTTGCAATGACTTTTTTTTTCGTCAAAAAGGCGCACGCACAAGTTATTGTTCAAGCTCAGATTTCGCAAGATAAAGTCGGTATAAATCAAGCCTTTGAATTAGAGCTGAGCGTGACGACGACATCACAGGCAGATATTGGCAAACCAACGCCTCCGCAAATGAAGGAAGTAGAGGTTCAAGGATCCAATCAACGCACTCAAATTTCAACTCGGATGCAAGCTGGTGCGAATGGGATGGAGTATGTCACGCAAAAAACAGTTCAATACAATTATGTTTTAGTCCCCACCAAATTAGGAAAAAGTGTCATTGGGTCTTTTGAAGTGGAGGTCGATGGAAAGAAGTACAAGACCTCGCCTATCCAAATTGAGGTGAGTCAGTCAATGCAAGGGAAACCACAATTAAAGCAAGGTCAAAATCGCCGTGGGCAGCCATCTCCGTTTGATGAGGAGCAGGATCCCTTCATGCAAATGGACCGCATGGAAGAAGAAATGTTTAACCAATTATTAAGACGAAGAGGAATGCAAAACCCCCTCCGTCAAGAGGATGAGCCAACTTTTCAAGGAAACGAAAAAGAACCTCAATTTCGTTCAATGCCCAAAAATAATGACGAGGCTTTTTTTATTCAAGTCGAAGTTGATAAAACTGAAGTTTATGAGGGAGAGCAGATTCTTGTGAGTTGGTACTTACTGACTCGTGGGCAGTTAGAAAGCTTAGACAGAACTAAATTTCCTGATTTAAAAGGATTCTGGAAAGAAATTATTGAGGAAGTTCCTGCGATCCAATTTTACCAAGAGGTCATCAATGGTGTTCCATTTAAAAAAGCCATGTTGGCTCGTCATGCTTTATTTCCATTTAAAGCTGGGGAAACATTTATTGATGAATTTAAAATCAAGTCGAAGGTTCGACTCCCTCAGCAAGGATGGGGGTTAAATACTAAATCCTATGAGTTTACCAAGTCTTCACAACGGGTCAAAATTTCTGTTAAGCCTTTGCCGTCAGAAGGTCGCCCCGCCAATTTCACCGGTGCAGTTGGTAAGTTTCAAATTAAATCAAACATTCAGGGGTCTGAACCGATAGCCCATCAGCCAATTAATTTAAAAATTAGATTTGAGGGTAGTGGAAATGCAAAGGGATTAGAATTGCCACCTATCGTTTGGCCCGAGGGATTGGAATTATTTGAAGTCAAGAGTGATTCAAAATTTTTAAAAAATGGGCAAAGTTTTAAAGAGTTTGATGTGATTTTAATTCCAAGAAAAGAAGGATCCCTCACGATACCAGCCATTGAGGCGAGTTTTTTTAACCCTGAAACTGGAAAATATTATACCGAAAAATCAGAAGTGATCCCCTTACAAGTCCAACCTGGCAATCCACAAAACAATGAAAATACTTATCGCATGGGGAAAAAAGCAGAAGGGGCAAAAGAGGTACATAAGCAGACTTTACCAGATCCGATACAGGATTTACAGGGGTTTGATCGTAGAGATTTCCCAATGGGAATTATTTGGATGGGGATTTATCTTTTAATTTTAGTGTTTTTTATCAGCTATTCAGTTCTTTCTTTTGGTTGGTGGAATCAGAAAAGAAGTTTTAAAAAAGAATTGCAGAGAAAAATTAATCAAATAGAAATAAAATGGGATAAGTCTTCTACTAAGCAAAATTATGTTGAGGTGACCAATCTATTTTATTTTGCTTTAGGGGTTCTTGCCGGAGAAGCTGGAGGAACTCAAGAAATGACAAAATTGATGGACAAAATGCCATCAAGTATGAGGCGCCAATATGGTAAAGAGCTCATAGAGCTTTTTGAATATTTTCAAACTTTAAGTTTTGCCCCAGATCATGTCATCGCAGAGGTTGAAAAGAATTCGGATGTAAAAAAACAATTTGAAAAAGTAAAAGTGCTGCTGTCCCTATGCGCGGAAGCCAGGCAAAACAAAACATGA
- a CDS encoding transglycosylase SLT domain-containing protein has protein sequence MIPIKVDFCAFIYHALVSSALIFLSVTPAPAEVLEFPRDLNHIKFLNLYELESKKKLHPLSAWRILEIERNYSECLKKAPSLFQKNKKLQGWIMAVWAQCQLKELEIQKDLKFFNSFLSTLEKNQELLDSGPWKNSLQSLSQKIFLWIINSEDKTKSEFFYPRIKNFIFNKYVSFNGELKKWAHNQTEKEFPGLNPKAKKEEKFNSENIIPLKAKEKLLNLDPFLKNQNIDSFKVDKEVLMELLNQSYKKMEYLNLIQVSSQIDKYIQFSHSYPNFLLMLGRSHQFTGGYEQAIYYFQKIINDYAEADETQEALFRSGLVYMRLKNYKEAKRFFETLNSLKLDRYDITGRYWWLKSLELTDDPRFLSEKKSFVFDYPYSYYGLKLQIGAEEETSSVFKDVSKIPNSKWEVLGEVEQGWNRFRELSQRGWLIEAQSEAANIPVPTNPVNIYYFSVLMSKAFQHPLSVKLMNQLLEHTHDIRNIEMLKSIYPLTYSQKIKIESEKYKINPVLIMSLIRQESAFGLRALSSSQAAGLMQMIQPTALEVAGKLKLKIQFPEDLYRPEINIPMGVFYYGEVLKEFNNHVPLALAGYNAGPHKIKIFVSLRDETRKIMNEKLDALSSDLWIDEMPWSETTGYVKSILRNSLIYQLIQGKSLSKEPDFWRDLVVITQ, from the coding sequence ATGATACCAATTAAGGTAGACTTTTGTGCCTTCATCTATCATGCCTTGGTAAGTAGCGCTTTGATCTTTTTAAGTGTCACTCCGGCACCAGCGGAAGTGTTAGAGTTTCCAAGAGATTTGAACCACATAAAATTTTTGAATTTATACGAGCTAGAGAGTAAAAAGAAATTACATCCCTTGAGCGCCTGGCGAATTTTGGAGATTGAAAGAAACTATTCGGAGTGTCTCAAAAAAGCCCCGTCGCTTTTTCAAAAAAATAAGAAATTGCAAGGATGGATCATGGCGGTTTGGGCCCAGTGTCAATTAAAAGAATTAGAGATTCAAAAAGATTTAAAATTTTTTAATTCCTTTTTAAGTACTTTAGAAAAGAATCAAGAGTTGCTTGATTCTGGTCCATGGAAAAATTCCTTACAAAGTCTTAGCCAAAAGATTTTTCTTTGGATAATTAATTCTGAGGATAAAACTAAGTCAGAATTTTTTTATCCAAGAATTAAGAATTTTATTTTTAATAAATACGTCTCATTTAATGGGGAATTGAAAAAATGGGCACACAATCAAACAGAAAAAGAATTCCCTGGTTTAAATCCAAAAGCTAAAAAAGAAGAAAAATTCAATTCAGAAAATATAATACCTTTAAAAGCAAAAGAGAAACTTTTAAACCTGGATCCTTTTTTGAAAAATCAAAACATAGACTCCTTTAAGGTAGATAAAGAAGTTCTTATGGAACTGTTAAATCAATCTTACAAAAAAATGGAATATCTAAATTTAATTCAGGTTTCCAGTCAAATTGATAAGTATATTCAATTTTCCCATTCCTATCCAAATTTTCTGCTGATGTTGGGAAGGTCTCATCAATTTACGGGTGGCTATGAACAGGCAATTTATTATTTTCAAAAAATAATAAATGATTATGCTGAAGCCGACGAAACTCAAGAGGCTTTGTTTCGCTCTGGTTTAGTTTACATGCGGCTTAAAAATTATAAAGAGGCCAAACGATTTTTTGAAACTTTGAATTCATTAAAATTAGACAGATACGACATTACGGGAAGGTACTGGTGGTTAAAGTCTTTGGAGCTAACAGATGATCCAAGGTTTTTATCAGAGAAGAAGAGTTTTGTATTTGATTATCCTTATTCATATTATGGCCTCAAACTTCAAATTGGAGCCGAAGAAGAGACATCAAGTGTTTTTAAAGATGTCTCGAAAATTCCAAATTCAAAATGGGAGGTTCTTGGAGAGGTCGAACAGGGTTGGAACCGTTTTAGGGAGTTAAGTCAAAGAGGCTGGCTTATAGAGGCACAAAGTGAAGCCGCTAACATTCCAGTTCCAACAAATCCTGTAAATATTTATTATTTTAGTGTTCTGATGTCGAAGGCCTTTCAACATCCGCTTTCAGTTAAGTTGATGAATCAATTGTTAGAGCACACTCACGATATTAGAAATATAGAGATGCTAAAAAGCATTTACCCTTTGACCTATTCTCAAAAAATTAAAATTGAGTCTGAAAAGTACAAGATTAATCCTGTTCTCATCATGAGTTTGATTCGCCAGGAGAGTGCGTTTGGATTGCGGGCTTTATCTAGTTCGCAAGCCGCCGGCCTCATGCAAATGATTCAACCCACAGCCTTAGAGGTAGCTGGGAAACTCAAATTAAAAATTCAATTTCCTGAAGATCTCTATCGACCTGAAATCAATATCCCAATGGGTGTATTTTATTACGGTGAGGTATTAAAAGAGTTTAATAACCATGTCCCCTTAGCTCTTGCGGGTTACAATGCTGGACCCCATAAAATTAAAATATTTGTTAGTTTAAGAGATGAAACAAGAAAGATCATGAATGAAAAGTTAGATGCTCTTTCTAGTGATTTATGGATAGATGAAATGCCTTGGTCTGAAACTACAGGGTACGTTAAATCTATTCTCAGAAACTCGCTGATTTATCAGCTAATCCAAGGAAAATCTCTAAGTAAAGAGCCTGACTTTTGGCGAGATTTAGTAGTCATTACTCAATAA
- a CDS encoding transglycosylase SLT domain-containing protein — MESSKEVPTTTPTAVDVSKASTTVPAAEPTKVDPSGPGVDSNKGLTSFHLNEDKSTAPPVAEFDSIPSEVNPLVDKWIAYFQGRGRPHMERYLARSTRYELLMKKVLRDNGLPEDLFYIALIESGFTSSATSHASAVGYWQFIRGTGKRYGLEINKFVDERRDPVVATQAAADYFRELYKMFGSWYLAMASYNVGEGKVRRESVKNDTRDFWEIAKKKRLPKETVNYIPKYIAARMIAKNPDKYGFDGIDYMPPIEFDSMTFDAPINLKQMAEKMNYNYEDLKALNPKFKGEVATLSNNKLSLRIPVGSMEQAKIAAAESKVDKVEFIADTGNTQVYKIRGGDSLHTIARKFRTTVAYLRDLNDLPRKKKLRAGSRIFVPDRSRAQQRTQVAVSQAAKQEHPAQAKTEILSDGLVKYYIVQNGDSLFSIAQKYNTSVQTLKKINQIRRGRVLKVGIKLKLPNVASEKESKDKVEPVVNTLDSSQKKVKKTHLKIVKR; from the coding sequence ATGGAATCAAGTAAAGAAGTTCCAACCACGACACCAACAGCCGTTGATGTTAGCAAAGCAAGTACAACAGTGCCTGCCGCTGAACCCACCAAAGTGGATCCATCTGGACCCGGTGTGGATTCAAATAAAGGCTTAACTTCTTTTCACCTTAACGAAGATAAATCCACAGCACCTCCTGTTGCTGAATTTGATTCCATTCCCTCGGAGGTAAATCCTTTGGTGGATAAATGGATTGCCTACTTTCAGGGGCGTGGTCGTCCTCACATGGAAAGATATTTGGCACGTTCCACTCGTTACGAACTTTTAATGAAAAAAGTTTTAAGAGATAATGGTTTGCCGGAAGATTTATTTTACATAGCCCTTATTGAATCAGGCTTTACCTCCAGCGCCACTAGCCATGCGTCGGCAGTTGGTTATTGGCAATTTATCAGAGGCACGGGAAAAAGATATGGCCTGGAAATTAATAAATTTGTGGATGAACGCAGAGACCCCGTGGTGGCCACTCAAGCGGCCGCAGATTACTTCCGTGAACTTTATAAAATGTTTGGATCTTGGTACCTTGCAATGGCTTCTTACAATGTAGGCGAAGGAAAAGTCCGACGTGAGTCTGTAAAAAATGATACCAGAGATTTTTGGGAAATTGCCAAAAAGAAACGGTTACCTAAGGAAACAGTGAACTATATTCCTAAATACATTGCCGCCAGGATGATTGCTAAGAATCCTGATAAATATGGCTTTGATGGCATAGATTACATGCCGCCTATCGAGTTTGATTCGATGACATTTGATGCTCCCATAAACCTAAAACAGATGGCAGAGAAAATGAATTATAATTATGAAGATTTGAAAGCATTAAATCCAAAATTCAAAGGAGAAGTGGCAACTCTTTCAAATAATAAATTGAGTTTAAGAATTCCCGTTGGTTCCATGGAGCAGGCCAAAATAGCGGCAGCTGAATCGAAAGTTGATAAAGTAGAATTCATTGCAGACACAGGAAATACTCAAGTTTACAAAATTAGAGGTGGAGACTCGCTTCACACGATTGCTAGGAAATTTAGAACCACGGTAGCCTATTTACGAGATCTAAATGATCTTCCAAGAAAAAAGAAATTACGAGCAGGATCACGCATTTTTGTCCCAGATCGTTCGAGAGCTCAACAGCGAACTCAAGTGGCAGTAAGTCAAGCGGCCAAACAAGAACATCCAGCTCAGGCGAAAACGGAAATTTTATCTGACGGTTTGGTTAAATACTATATAGTTCAAAATGGAGATTCATTATTTAGTATTGCTCAAAAGTACAATACCTCTGTACAGACTTTAAAAAAAATAAATCAAATTCGTAGAGGAAGAGTATTAAAAGTGGGAATTAAATTAAAACTTCCAAATGTAGCTTCTGAAAAAGAATCAAAAGATAAAGTAGAACCAGTAGTAAACACTTTAGATTCGTCACAGAAAAAAGTAAAGAAAACCCATCTTAAAATTGTTAAAAGATAA
- a CDS encoding Mrp/NBP35 family ATP-binding protein, with product MTTPHSTASSSPNPFDQQKKIPNVKHIIAVSSGKGGVGKSTVSAHLALALSKKFKVGLLDADIYGPSLPRMIGCLNQKPAITPEQKLIPIERYKIKLMSIGFLIDEGSAVVWRGPMLFKAMDQFLRDVDWGELDYLIVDLPPGTGDVQLSLAQKVPLSGAVVVTTPQNISLIDVKKAIDMFQRLQVPILGIVENMSYMLNPLNGEKIQLFPKGELTSYMDAKHIKKIGEVPFNPSIGMASEAGIPVIETHPESAESKEFEAIAIRISELVSK from the coding sequence ATGACCACACCTCACTCTACAGCCTCATCGTCCCCAAACCCTTTTGATCAACAAAAAAAGATTCCCAATGTGAAACACATTATTGCAGTGAGCTCTGGCAAGGGCGGCGTTGGGAAATCTACCGTGAGTGCTCACCTAGCGCTTGCTTTATCAAAAAAATTCAAGGTGGGCTTATTAGACGCTGATATCTACGGTCCAAGCCTGCCAAGAATGATAGGGTGTCTTAATCAAAAGCCAGCCATCACACCCGAGCAAAAACTCATTCCTATTGAACGGTATAAAATAAAACTCATGAGTATCGGGTTCTTGATTGACGAAGGTTCTGCCGTAGTATGGCGTGGTCCTATGCTTTTTAAAGCCATGGACCAGTTCCTCCGTGATGTCGACTGGGGTGAACTTGATTATTTGATTGTCGATCTACCTCCAGGAACAGGCGATGTCCAACTGAGCTTGGCACAAAAAGTTCCCTTAAGCGGGGCCGTTGTGGTCACCACCCCGCAAAATATTTCTCTTATTGACGTTAAGAAAGCGATCGATATGTTTCAACGACTTCAAGTTCCTATTTTAGGTATCGTAGAAAATATGAGCTACATGCTCAACCCTCTTAATGGAGAAAAAATTCAACTTTTTCCAAAAGGTGAGTTAACTTCGTATATGGATGCCAAACATATCAAAAAAATTGGAGAGGTTCCCTTTAACCCTTCCATCGGCATGGCCTCTGAAGCGGGGATCCCTGTGATAGAAACCCACCCTGAAAGCGCCGAAAGCAAAGAATTTGAAGCCATAGCCATCAGGATTTCAGAGCTTGTTAGCAAATAA
- a CDS encoding NnrS family protein, producing MENKKLEPYSIFFSMGLLSALFGVLLWLGFQTRFISFFPRQAHGNLMFFSFIWSYVAGFLMTAIPKMTRTESPKTVELFFAIFMVILQWVLNLRNETLLSIYLYLIQILFLLFFILRRIRHRQQIPFEGFVFIPFAFLSAFVGAWFFISSQNQNYQLFYFFSGQAFILNLICGLGSRLIPVITRVPAAIPPDVNTVKTKYLEFFIMAVLLNSSFYIEFLVNPQIGNFLKALVLIFIAIKNFKLLLPPATRSFLGWGIRSSVLLMILGYVGLGLTSEISLPLLHLVYIGGFALITLMISTRVTLAHGPQNTAPELDSKAIVMTFLFFGLAALFRVFAGTSLTSLFLSLSIFLFIAALLTWSIRFLKELLRF from the coding sequence ATGGAAAATAAAAAACTCGAGCCCTATTCGATATTTTTTTCCATGGGGTTACTTTCGGCTCTCTTTGGAGTTTTGCTTTGGCTGGGATTTCAAACTCGATTCATTTCCTTTTTTCCAAGACAGGCCCATGGAAATTTAATGTTTTTTAGTTTTATCTGGTCCTATGTTGCTGGCTTTTTAATGACCGCGATTCCTAAAATGACCCGAACGGAAAGTCCAAAAACAGTTGAATTATTTTTTGCGATATTCATGGTGATTCTTCAATGGGTCTTAAATTTAAGAAACGAAACTCTCCTTTCGATTTACCTCTACCTGATACAAATTCTGTTTTTATTATTCTTTATTTTAAGAAGAATTCGACACCGGCAACAAATACCCTTCGAAGGTTTTGTTTTTATTCCTTTTGCCTTTCTTTCAGCTTTTGTCGGAGCTTGGTTCTTTATCTCTAGCCAAAATCAAAACTACCAGCTCTTCTATTTCTTTTCAGGACAAGCTTTTATTTTGAATTTAATATGTGGACTTGGATCCAGACTGATTCCCGTCATCACCAGGGTTCCAGCCGCTATCCCTCCTGACGTGAACACTGTAAAAACAAAATACCTTGAATTCTTTATTATGGCGGTTTTACTCAACTCTAGTTTTTACATAGAATTTTTAGTCAATCCTCAAATTGGTAATTTCTTAAAAGCCCTCGTCCTCATTTTTATTGCCATCAAAAACTTTAAACTCCTGCTCCCTCCAGCCACCAGATCCTTTCTTGGCTGGGGAATCAGAAGCTCTGTTTTACTTATGATCCTAGGCTATGTTGGATTAGGTTTAACATCGGAAATTTCTTTGCCATTGTTACATTTAGTTTATATTGGTGGTTTTGCTTTGATCACTCTCATGATCTCAACGAGGGTCACCTTGGCCCACGGTCCACAGAATACGGCTCCAGAACTTGACTCTAAAGCCATCGTCATGACCTTCTTATTTTTTGGTCTTGCTGCCCTTTTCAGAGTTTTCGCTGGAACTTCTTTGACTAGCCTGTTCCTGAGTCTCTCAATTTTCTTATTTATTGCTGCCCTTTTGACTTGGTCGATTCGATTTTTAAAGGAACTCTTACGATTCTGA
- a CDS encoding SCO family protein: MNNTMSILIFLFLFISSISFGGENGEEKLSQDSIYQLNSTWADHTGKERKLNTFKGKLVLITMGYTGCAHSCPLIISKMKTIETELKLKKILNYQIVFASFDTKKDRPKDLNKYIQKKELDPQIWTMISTSDEANVRELANVLGVNYKDIGDGDFVHSNVITALDIQGNIISRLGSLNEDTSLFMKKMEESHGK; this comes from the coding sequence ATGAATAACACAATGAGTATTTTGATTTTTCTTTTTTTATTTATTTCTTCAATTAGTTTTGGAGGGGAAAATGGAGAGGAAAAATTGAGTCAGGATTCCATCTACCAATTAAATAGCACCTGGGCAGATCATACGGGCAAAGAGAGAAAACTAAATACCTTTAAAGGGAAACTCGTCTTAATCACCATGGGGTATACCGGCTGCGCCCATTCGTGCCCCTTGATTATTTCAAAAATGAAAACAATAGAAACCGAACTCAAATTAAAAAAAATATTGAATTATCAAATTGTTTTTGCCTCTTTTGATACCAAAAAAGACCGGCCAAAAGATTTAAATAAATATATTCAAAAAAAGGAATTAGATCCTCAAATCTGGACAATGATTTCAACCTCAGATGAGGCTAATGTCAGAGAACTGGCTAATGTATTAGGGGTCAACTATAAAGATATCGGTGATGGCGACTTTGTCCACTCGAATGTGATCACCGCCTTGGATATTCAAGGGAATATTATTTCTAGACTTGGAAGCCTGAATGAAGACACCTCTCTCTTCATGAAAAAAATGGAAGAGAGCCATGGAAAATAA
- a CDS encoding formylglycine-generating enzyme family protein — MKPSVKILFLIFFQVVYSFSEAVKNGTFEMVAIPGGKLEPFWQSSLSSKKNKTSNPADKTKWLIPIKRFETMISQVTVGQFETFLEKNPEWKKENVPSLYTDDSYLKSIHSENKLAPITWVSWFAAKAYCGSLKMRLPTINEWEFMAQASETKKSAFKDKLFLKRILDWYGEPQNGNLKTTKSIYKNVYGVWDLHGLVWEWTEDFNSIFVTGESREDTSFNKDLFCGAGGMNSNDQENYSSFMRFAFRSSLKAKSSIWNLGFRCVKQEIGLNK, encoded by the coding sequence GTGAAACCATCTGTTAAAATTTTATTTTTAATATTTTTTCAGGTGGTTTATTCATTTTCAGAAGCTGTTAAAAATGGGACTTTTGAAATGGTTGCTATTCCTGGCGGAAAGCTTGAACCCTTTTGGCAAAGTTCACTTTCTTCAAAGAAAAACAAAACAAGTAACCCAGCTGATAAAACTAAATGGCTCATTCCCATTAAAAGATTTGAAACCATGATTTCACAGGTCACAGTGGGTCAGTTCGAAACGTTTTTAGAAAAAAATCCTGAATGGAAAAAAGAAAACGTCCCCTCTTTGTATACGGATGATAGTTATTTAAAATCAATTCATTCTGAAAATAAATTAGCACCCATCACTTGGGTCTCTTGGTTTGCGGCTAAGGCCTATTGTGGCTCTTTGAAAATGCGTCTTCCCACAATCAACGAATGGGAATTTATGGCCCAAGCTTCGGAAACGAAAAAATCTGCATTTAAAGATAAACTTTTTTTAAAAAGAATTCTAGATTGGTACGGCGAACCTCAAAATGGAAATTTAAAGACTACAAAGAGTATTTATAAGAATGTCTACGGCGTTTGGGATTTACATGGCCTTGTTTGGGAATGGACCGAAGATTTTAATTCCATTTTTGTTACCGGAGAAAGCCGCGAGGACACCTCATTTAATAAAGACCTGTTTTGTGGCGCGGGAGGGATGAACAGCAATGATCAAGAAAATTATTCATCTTTTATGAGATTTGCATTTCGCTCTAGTTTAAAAGCAAAATCTTCAATCTGGAATTTAGGTTTCAGATGCGTAAAGCAGGAAATAGGATTAAACAAATGA